From Streptomyces sp. NBC_00237, a single genomic window includes:
- a CDS encoding MauE/DoxX family redox-associated membrane protein, which yields MEYVVLACRVLVGTMFVASAASKLLSAASFRSFVTATRDMGVPAAIAPGVAVGVVAGECASAVLLALWPGGVAGFVVAGVLLVGFTAGIAGVLLRGKDQSCNCFGSTTAPIGPRHVVRNAALLAVVAAGLLCRTGGPGQTHWAGVLGAVLAGLVGAALVLSTDNLAELFTKGTAEVPEQRPAAAS from the coding sequence GTGGAATACGTCGTGCTGGCGTGCCGCGTACTGGTCGGGACGATGTTCGTCGCCTCGGCGGCGAGCAAGCTGCTCTCGGCCGCGTCGTTCCGGTCGTTCGTGACCGCGACCCGTGACATGGGGGTTCCCGCCGCGATCGCTCCCGGCGTCGCGGTGGGTGTGGTGGCGGGCGAGTGCGCCTCCGCGGTGCTGCTGGCGCTGTGGCCGGGCGGTGTGGCGGGCTTCGTCGTGGCGGGAGTGCTGCTGGTGGGCTTCACCGCCGGGATCGCGGGGGTCCTGCTGCGGGGGAAGGACCAGTCCTGCAACTGCTTCGGGTCCACCACCGCTCCGATCGGCCCGCGTCATGTGGTGCGCAATGCGGCGCTGCTGGCAGTGGTCGCGGCCGGGCTGCTCTGCCGGACCGGCGGGCCGGGGCAGACGCACTGGGCGGGCGTGCTGGGGGCCGTTCTCGCGGGACTGGTCGGGGCGGCGCTGGTGCTGTCCACCGACAACCTGGCCGAGCTCTTCACCAAGGGGACGGCCGAGGTCCCCGAGCAGCGGCCTGCGGCCGCTTCGTAG